Sequence from the Mytilus galloprovincialis chromosome 13, xbMytGall1.hap1.1, whole genome shotgun sequence genome:
CACGTCAAGGTTGAAGATCACTAGATCACAtggttgctttttttttttttttttttttttattattttatttttaactatcGCTATCATCGCATACGGAACTTAAGTACACACCCATTTATTTCAGCGTGTAGAGTTATTACAAAAACACAAACTtaataataatatacatatttacattGAATAACAGTGAGGCAAATTAAACTTTATGTTGCCCTTTGCTCAAATGCACAAGATTTCGCTATTAGTAAATGGTATCGTTTCTATCTTCATCATCGTCATTCTTTTGATCTTCGAGGTCGATGTCCtttttagaatatatattttgGAAGGCATCATTACCCTGACATCGACAAAGCTTAGTGCAAGACATCTGCTGCTGTCGGCCAATACATGACTTGCTACATATATATTTCCCCTTGAAAGACATATTAAATCTTGCAGGAAATCGGACGTCATCATGCCTAAAAAGTATACTGGATCCGGGCCATGTGAACCATGTAAACCATGTGAACTTCTTTTCCATCCGTATTCATAAGGAGCCAAAGGATGATCGAGATGTGAAGATGTTACCTAGTAAAGAGATTTACTTAACTCATCGATTGGTATGTACCTTCTACAGTCTAAAGAGAATTAGTTGACCCCGTCAGAAACCACATTAGTTCAGTCGACACAAGTACCTTGAAATGATGAACATAGAGCACAAGAACAACTGTATCGGACTATGATTCATTCCCTTATATTCAACTGCTGAAATATTTTATCAGAGTGTATAACATGAAGCAGGATTCTTGTGTCTGCTTCTTCGTGCGAACAGAAAAGGTATGTTAGATCTATTACATGCTCATTAGAGAGTTGTCGCACTATTTATGGATTGGAAAATGCACCGACAAGAACTTAACATTTATTTGCCTCCTGGAACATATCAGACAAATTGGTGCTCAGATAACCACAAAGGAAAGTAATCAGAGCTTGCTTGTTTTTGTTGCTTGATAGaatttttttccagtctggaACAGTTCGGCCTTCAGCGATATGATAAACCTTTTGCGTAGATGTTGTTGCCGATCGTCTATGACGCTCTGTTGATTTTATGGAATGTTCTGTGTCATAGCGATCGAAGACAGCAACAACCTTGTCTGTGTATCGGAAGCATGCTTGTACCTGCATAATGTAAGATTTGGCCAAGACTAAAAATGTGGACATCCTTTTAACATCAAATGACCGAACTAAGCTCATGCCATCTCTTATTAGTACGGTAGCACTGTGGTCGAATGAAGGAATGTTATGGACTGATCCTACTAAATTTCCCAATTCATGGGCAAGATCAGACTTATTTCTCTTCCTCATCGTCATGAAATAATGCAGTGGGAATTGGACAAATTTTCACAGATACGTCAACTCTACATTTAGTTAGAGATAGTGCACGTCTAAACACAAGCTCGGGATTCAAATGACCTGTTACAACTTTACCAGATTTGCATTTTAGTTGTACTTTGGGGCTCATATCTTTAAAGGTCTTCAGTCCTGATCTTTGGATGGGATGGTAAAAGCTACCTGTCTTGTTTGTTGATAGAGATAACTGAACAAATATCTTCATTTTAGTTTTCAAGTTTCAACTGTTTTTAACAGTGAATTTTCAATGTCGTGACTTGCACGGGGACGAGTTGAAATGTTAATAAGCTGAGGAGAGTGATTATCAACGTCTAATGGATTTGTCATTCTTTGTGTTATATAAACAATTAGATCTTGTACACGCTTTTCATCCCTTTTCATTGCAGCTGGTTTTGCTTCATCGTAACATTGGTCATGAACCTGGATAGGACACGCACGTGCTTTCATCGTCGATGTTATCTGACTAAGCTCATGCCTTGTAAGATATCATCTTATCAATAAAGCTTCTTCCTTGTTAAATCAACAATGCCTCTAACGTATCAACCTCACTCAAAAACAACCTAAACACATCATCTTGTCTTTGCCTTAAAGCATTCATAAAAACCTCTAACAGTTGTCATACTGAGAGACTCTTGtgtaatattttgacatattataCAGCGTTGCCATTTTATGGACATGCGACCGTGTTTCATTGGAGGTGGTGCAAATTTCACAGGACTTGGACACTCATCCATGATGAGTAATTatgataatatttaaaaatatactaTTCTATAAAATGCAGTCTGCTGCTTACATATCACATGCCAATATCGTTAGTAATGCTTAAGATGGTCTTTCGGTAACACATATACGAATATTTATTTAGTAATATGTTAAAACACGACTTCTGTGTTGGCAACTAAAATGTAACATGTGTATATTAGATATtcgatttatataaattttgagcGTCTGTGATAAACACGGTACAGATCCAGAATACCGTTTAATAATGCAGATTTTAATGAACTCGTCAAACATTTATCATCCATCATTGAGCTTCGATGTGTGCCGCAATCTTTTCAAGGTATatggaatttataaaaacaaaacatatgagAGTTATAATAAGTCAGTGATTCTGACAAtcttaaaatatatgatattttctTTACATTGTAGGGTTGGTCTGACAGAAGCCTCtgaattaactttttttcataaaatcttctttttttttggattcgGTGTGCTTTTAGAAAGTAGTGAAAGTTATCTTAGATAATAATGAATAATATATTTACACCAATGCcgatattttcaatgttaaatgtcACCGTATACTCAAAAGTATTTCAACATGTCTGTGTTCTCGTGAGATTTGCAAGAAACGTGACCATAAGGACCTTTGACGACCACCCAAATCGTATGCTCTAGaagtttttctttcaattgataccaaaattagctgtgtgttagataggtgcattaaaaacctTAACGAGTGGCTTTTTCTCAAATGGCGCTCACCTATAATATTACACTACCGTTTCAGGTTTATGGGAAGCTTGTCACCTGTTAAAACCTTTACCCCCAGCTGCATTTTAACGCCAATGTCCGTAGACAGGAACCTGTTGTccagttgttgttgtttgttagAGATGTTAATAAGTGTTACTCATTTCTTATTTacttatatagattagacaatTGATGTTCCTGTTAGAATTATTATTCTACAGTCAATAAATGGTCCTTTATAGATTGCTTTTCTTTGTGAACTAAGGCTATGTGTTGAAGGATTTctttgatctataattgttaactttttatacattgtgacttggatggaaaggaTTCTCAATGGCTCTCATACCACAATTTATGCATATTTTAATGCATTTGTATTTAGGCTTGTTTAAGGCATATTACGTATATACATACGTTTATAATCACCCttctttcaattaaaaaaatctgtttgcGAAAAGTTATATAGACATTGCTACTGTCGTTTTGCATATGATCAACAAAGACAGCGCATCCATAtgatacactttttttttttatctttctttagtTTCACCAACTGTCATTTATAACCAGAGATCTTGAAAAACTATCAGACAAATAAAACAGCGTTATAATAAACACATATtgactggttttttttatatgagaagatgtggcatgagtaccaattagacaactcttcgTTCAAGTCGCAAttggtaaaagtaaaccataataggtcaaaatacggtcttcaacaccgagccttggctcacaccgaacagcaagctataaaagacataaaaaattactattgtaaaaccattcaaacgggaaaaccaacggtccaatttatataaaaacaatagaaACGAGACACagttatgaaccacataaacaaacgacaactactgaaattACTGACTTAGGAAAGGTACATGAATGTATATATAATAGAAAGTAATAACTGTGCGAAGTTGTTttgatttctttgaaaattatttttttcagtaaacgCTGAATGGCTGTTTATGAGAAAAGTAGCAGTAAATGATAAACGGTCTGCTCTGAAATGATCAGAAAATCCATATATAAAGATGTATTATCAACATTCCTTTTTCTATTTAATAAGATGCAAAATACGTACGATAATTCCAAATGCGGGTCATAAtcttataaatttataatatatttctttatcataaagattgtttatttctttttacaagCTCATATATCTTTAAATTGATTCAAATATACCTATCAACAGCTGATATTAACATGGAGCTCCATACAATATATCACAGTTATTAGTCTGAAACTGATTActgtacaaaataaacaaacaaatgattACCTTAAATAGATATTCCGAAAAGACAGCAACTTAACAACACAAATAACTAGAGGACATCTAGAGTGCAACATGGCAATATATTAATGTTAACATCGCACGAAATCAAACAATATGAAACTGATAAcagatatatttcaataaatacggaaacattgttttacatttttttttcgtaCGATTTAcgtttttttcagaattttagtTATTGTAAAACTTTGACTGTTgtttaaatgtataattattaTGTTATCTAACTTTTTATCTATTTCCTTAAAAGTACGATACGATTTTGCCTAATAttcgattttaaatttttgcaCTGCTATCTGCtacatacgttttttttttatattcacacaAATATAATTACATAATGATGAATATTAATTATCACTAAGATAAACATATCATGTGATTCCGCATTAATTGTAAGTTGTGTAGCTCCCCTATCTTTACGTTTTGTCGTAATTATCAAGGTGTCGTTTTGCTTTCCTTTTTATTCGGTCTGGTACATTATCAGTGCAATTATATTGTAGCCATTTGTATTTTCCTTGAGGCATATTATAGTTTCTCCCAGTGATTTGTAATTGTTCAATTTCAAAATCTATGTCTTTTTCTATCTTTTGCCAATAAAGTGATAAGAGTACGGGGTTGATAGTGGAGTCACGTTGGCTTCTTGGTCGAATACTCCGCAATGCATCTTTCTCGTAGGGTGAAATTACACTGATCTTTGTAGTTAAACTGTATTTGTTTTTCATGTCAGCTAAAAATATTGTATCCAATGCTTGTTGGAGACGTTTTGCTTCTGTCTGTATATCTCTTTCGGAAATATACTGATAAGCCCTGAGGAATCCATATGATTTTGCCTTTGGAATGAAATTATTGCCTTCTGTAGACAATTGATCACTTAGTTCCTTGAGTCGGGCTTTGATTTCTTCTGtcttcaatttttttctaaatggggaCATAACTTCTGGGTCATATCTTAAATGGTGCATCGCATTTATTTCATCCTCATCTGTTATGTCTTGGAACCTTGTATCTTTCccatattttttttccatatctGTTAAGATTGATTCCACTATTTCGTCAACTCTTGTTCTCTTTCTTTGTGACGTCGCTTCATCAATGTAGTAGTTTATTTCATCTTCAACTCTTGTCTTAAATTCAGGAATTAAGTTTCTCTCTTCCAGGATTCTGTAAGAACATATCAATGTTGCAGTGAAATACAACGATGTGTCTCTTCTTTTTATGTCGCTTTTGGTTATAAAGATTTTCACGTATTAAACAATGTAActgtttataataaattttaaacaaaatgcgCCTCGGAGGCACCAAATACATAGATTTAAGAAGAattggcatgagtgccaatgagacaactctctatccaagtcataatttgtaaaagtaacccAAAATATGACTATTGTAAAACCAATTATACCGGAAAACAAATGGCCTTATCTATATCAAAAAAGGGAAATGAGAAATACTTATGCACctcaccaacaaacgacaaccactgaactcaGGTTCcgttatgtatatttttataagaaTCCGTTCTTTTATCTGACTGACATTGATCGGGTGGCATTATAAAACTCGATTTTGTTTCTCAGTAATACCCATGCAAGAACATGTTATCAGGATAAGCGTATAAATAATAATCTCACTTTTCATGTAGTaaacatgtaattataagaaGCGAATGTTTCTTGTCGACATTTTATTGCCCGGAGCACATTTTATATAAAACGCAGAATTCttgtatatatttgaaattattgATTCGCAAAATCAGTCtttgatttacatatttttttgagAGTGGTTATAAATCTAATTGCAACATGATCTAAAATTTATTGCATTTAATGAAATCATATTTTTACAATCAATTATCCATTGTTCTTTTTGTAATGAATATTGAATAACagaatattattaataaaaatacacaaaaacaatgttttaCCTTTTCTGGTTATTATAAACTGTTGGTATTAAAGCTGTGACGTCATTACTAGCGTACTCGATCATCTCAGTTGTTAATGGTCTCCTAGCCCATAACTCTCCATCTTCTTTCGTCCATTTAATCTAAAAACATATAAGACCGTCTTTGAAAACATCATTTCATTTATTATCTAAATTGTGTAAAATGAATGGACACATATTTAATATAATGACATCTTCCTTACCAATTTTATcactttaaaaaataagaaaacaaacatCCCGAACTCAaggaaatttcaaaaaggaaaatccataTACCAATGGTAAAAGCAAACGCTTAAACACACCAAATGAATGGAAAAGAACTTCGATATTcatgactaggtacaggcatttcgTTATGTACAAAATTTGGGATAAACCTCACAGTGTAGAAACTATTCTGTACGCtttccggaagtcgcgattttcgaagcgagaactttttggatcacattttaaatttgatggatatactaaattaaacggtaagttgatcatctgtacattgcttaatgattaattcagccgacatcgatattcccaaatggtttagaattaaattcagCGCATTCATTATTCGTagctttgccttaatcaagagattttcaagtgcatcactaaggaaaatcagtcggtggacctaaaaacaatctttgtaccctcttagtgtacaaattaacgtaaacaCCAGACTTATTaactaaataagaaaataacacttgtttgaatttctcactgtacgatcagtctcgcttgtatattttgaaactgtatgatcagtctttatatcactgtattctagtggtgatttcaaagttatttacgacaCATTATAAGGtagcatttttctaaataacacaaatatatttcaataaattcacatcTTGAAAacttgatagggtgtactcgacttaccaCATTAaatataaggatgtttaaatgttgctaaaataaaaGGTAGGTTTGTTGTATACAtgagtttcagaaatgtcctccgttgtacttaaaattgtacaaacacacagatttaattAATATTGTTATACAAAAATGGTTGCACCAATCTTAACCTCCCAACCGATTTTTCTGTGGAAAATCCTGTTAAAAAGGGTGAAAGTACATAAGCAAATTATTATCTTTTCCACAAGTTGCCACGCAATTAACAAATGCAATCAGTACAATGACATATATGGATTAACCCAGAAATCGCTTTAAGTAAACTGATAAAatccttttcattttaaattcattCGATATTGATACAGTTTATGATATCTGTAAACTTGCCCAAATTACATCACACGAATTATCCCCCTACGCAAAGCTTTTTTATCCATtctttgtaattttaaaagagacaagcttgatttatgttatcattaattggtcaacggcggacggtgtaaatagtctttaaaaatgtaatagctaaatAGATAACTGcaacgatacactattacaaaaGGAATTGCTTTTTaagcatttgattttaaataagactgacggaacaaaaatacaattattttgccgtctacaaaaatcatcagaaatatatcTGTCTGATGAAAGAAATTACACTTTATAGTTACCTGGACACTGCATTAAATCACATAGGCACGTATATACCTTTAAATTGCcgttgtttctttttttcaaaatcacaactggtcatacagtcaaaaaatctgaaatcgcttctagtatacagtcagttctagactgatcgtacagtaatagtaatttattttggaatactcaaagaaaacatattttttatgggaaatacgaatattctacttaaatacgaaaagaatattgaaacagtatatatttaactgaaAAATAATGCAAATAGTTGCcaaaaaagattatttgctttgtactacgagagcaaaattgtccaccgatttcacttttttctgttAAGTTGGTGTGATgacgtacatgtatattttatattctaatgcatgtttttgtttccgttactcatatttatgatgctatacatACCTTAAAGATGTTAAAAAGCCCTTTATAGATATAGGATAAAagaaatgatgagaaaagttaccgtaggcaaaaccgtcctgttagccagttggaaacCATcacttcgaaaatcgcgacttccggatagcgtacagaatagtatctacactgtgaacctggtttcatagcaaCTAGAAATCAAACTTGTACTTCAGTCAAATTACGGTATAGAAGTCAATATTGAGTTATTATCTCAATCGCCATAAAAACAAACGACTATagaaaacaaaaagcaaaaaaaggCTTGTAGACGCTCATAACAAAATACAACTATAAGCAGAAACTAacgacaataatacaaaaataaaattgcaatataacATAATGGCTATATGTATAAATACCTAAACTCGTCAAAAGTATATTACCAAATGAACGAAATAGATaagcttacccttctggagcgcCTGAGATCACCCAAAATTATTTGGTGGGTTTGtgtgcttagtctttatttttcaatgttgtctcttctgtactattatttgtctgtttgtctttttattttttaggtatggcgttgtcagtttttttttttcaatctatgagtttgactttcgtccttcttttaaaaatatacaaagacatataaaagtaacacgtaatttatgtattatttttctGTGTACGTTGGCTTTTGATTTTGTTGCACatcagtatttttgttgtttagttgttttcctcttacagttgatgtgtttctctggATTTTAGTTAGTGATGGTTTTGATTTCTCTCAATAGATTGGTGTATTTTAAACAGCGGTAATCTACAGTTGCCCGTATTAGATGCTTAACAAGTCAGTACATAAAATATATACTTCAATACCATTGTGTATTATTTATGAAATTGATACTGat
This genomic interval carries:
- the LOC143056024 gene encoding uncharacterized protein LOC143056024, translating into MDAEGINLGKDGPLTLLQIGTVDDKVYLFDIASNKDLFRNGKLKDILQSENLVKVIHSCSGDSAALYHQFGVRLKNVFDTQVAHLVISENKGRRLPPSMKLSDVCQMYSDDTQPLEQKDKVKIKWTKEDGELWARRPLTTEMIEYASNDVTALIPTVYNNQKRILEERNLIPEFKTRVEDEINYYIDEATSQRKRTRVDEIVESILTDMEKKYGKDTRFQDITDEDEINAMHHLRYDPEVMSPFRKKLKTEEIKARLKELSDQLSTEGNNFIPKAKSYGFLRAYQYISERDIQTEAKRLQQALDTIFLADMKNKYSLTTKISVISPYEKDALRSIRPRSQRDSTINPVLLSLYWQKIEKDIDFEIEQLQITGRNYNMPQGKYKWLQYNCTDNVPDRIKRKAKRHLDNYDKT